The following proteins are co-located in the Seriola aureovittata isolate HTS-2021-v1 ecotype China chromosome 7, ASM2101889v1, whole genome shotgun sequence genome:
- the LOC130171629 gene encoding tumor necrosis factor receptor superfamily member 11B-like produces MSARIVKSNPAMKLIVLFTASLSWAFQQQAIPPKYQYRDPVTSDLLLCDQCPPGTAVKQHCTADTPTECQPCPERHFAESWHWGDTCQYCTSVCKEKQLVKQNCNSTHDQLCECAPGFHLVVEFCITHSTCPPGYGVTALGTPVSDTVCEQCPAGHFSTGGSSTEPCQPHTNCSDLGQKTLRWGTSTSDSQCQDKTATLECSQHHTLCHTDVTLCEEAVFQNLASLRLSSVPLERLMESLPGRRVDRKSLERLKKACSPQQQVHHLLRLWREQNKDQDKLYGIIQGVNHCERKVSRCNGLKNLTLDDLLKVTHSLPGVKVKQEDVRAVVSTCLPRQYILELLHLWKTANYELDLAKGLSHSLRVLRSQGAPRYLLKGLKKISRIIGATSTHKMYEKMFVNMLQDELCFKAHKPLNE; encoded by the exons ATGAGCGCTCGGATTGTGAAATCCAACCCCGCCATGAAACTGATAGTG CTCTTCACAGCTTCTCTTTCCTGGGCCTTCCAGCAGCAGGCCATACCGCCGAAGTACCAGTATCGCGACCCCGTGACGTCTGACCTCCTTCTGTGTGACCAGTGTCCTCCTGGCACAGCCGTGAAGCAACACTGCACCGCTGACACACCTACAGAGTGTCAGCCCTGTCCTGAGAGGCATTTTGCTGAGAGCTGGCACTGGGGCGATACGTGCCAATACTGCACCTCG GTGTGTAAAGAGAAGCAGTTAGTGAAGCAGAACTGTAACAGCACCCATGAccagctgtgtgagtgtgctccAGGTTTCCACCTAGTGGTGGAGTTCTGCATCACACACAGCACCTGTCCACCTGGCTACGGAGTGACAGCTTTAG GTACACCCGTGAGTGACACTGTTTGTGAGCAATGTCCCGCTGGTCATTTCTCCACCGGCGGCTCCTCCACCGAGCCGTGTCAACCACACACTAACTGCTCTGATTTGGGCCAGAAGACACTGAGATGGGGCACGTCCACTTCAGACAGCCAATGTCAGGACAAGACGGCAACACTGGAGTGCTCTCAGCATCACACTTTGTGCCACACTG atgtgacCCTGTGTGAGGAGGCAGTCTTCCAGAATCTAGCTTCGCTGCGACTGTCCTCGGTGCCCCTGGAGCGGCTGATGGAGAGTCTTCCGGGGCGGAGGGTGGATCGTAAGAGCCTGGAGAGGCTGAAGAAGGCCTGCTCTCCTCAGCAGCAGGTCCACCACCTGCTGCGACTGTGGAGGGAGCAGAACAAAGACCAGGACAAGCTGTACGGCATCATTCAAG GTGTGAATCACTGTGAGAGGAAGGTCTCCCGCTGCAACGGCCTGAAGAACCTGACCCTGGATGACCTCCTGAAGGTCACCCACAGCCTGCCAGGGGTGAAAGTAAAGCAGGAGGACGTCCGGGCCGTGGTCTCCACCTGCCTGCCCAGACAGTACATCCTGGAGCTTCTTCACCTCTGGAAGACAGCAAACTACGAGCTGGATCTAGCCAAAGGTCTGTCTCACAGTCTGAGGGTGCTGCGCAGCCAGGGGGCGCCACGCTATCTGCTGAAAGGCCTGAAGAAGATCAGCCGCATCATAGGAGCCACCTCCACACACAAGATGTATGAGAAGATGTTTGTCAATATGCTTCAGGATGAGTTGTGTTTTAAGGCTCATAAGCCATTAAATGAATAA